CGACCCGGCGCCGGATCAGGTCGTCGTGGGCAATGTCATGCGGCGCGGCGTGCCGGTCGTCGAGGCGTTGCTCGACCGCGGTCTCGCGTACACCTCCGGTCCGCAGTGGCTGGCGGAAAACGTGCTGCCGGGGCGTTGGGTGCTGGCCGTTGCCGGCACGCATGGCAAGACCACCACGAGCAGCCTGCTCGCGCATATCCTGCAACATGCGGGGCTCGAACCGGGCTTTCTCATCGGCGGTGTGCCGGCGGATTTTGGCGTGTCAGCGCGCCTGACCGACAGTCCGTTTTTCGTCGTCGAGGCGGACGAGTACGACACGGCATTTTTCGACAAACGCTCGAAGTTCGTCCATTATCGTCCACGGACTCTGGTGCTTAACAATCTTGAATTCGATCATGCCGACATCTTCCCGGACCTGGCCGCGATCCAGCGGCAGTTTCATCATCTGGTGCGCACCATACCCGGCAGCGGGCTGATCGTGCGCAACGCCGCCGACTCCGCGCTGGACGCGGTGCTCGCCATGGGTTGCTGGACGCCGACCGCAGCTTTCGGGCTGGACGCCGGGCCACCCGGCGACTGGCAAGCGCGTCTGCTGGTCGAGGACGGCAGCCGTTTCGAGGTGCGCCATGCGGGGCGCGTGCAGGGCGAGGCCGCCTGGGGGCTGCTGGGTCGGCACAACGTCTCGAATGCCCTGGCCGCGCTGCTTGCGGCGCGCCATGCCGGCGTGCCGCTGGCGACCGGGCTGGAAGCCGTGGCGACGTTTCGCGGTGTCGCCCGTCGCTTGCAGGTGTTGGGCGAGGGCGGCGGCATCACGTTGTACGATGATTTCGCGCATCACCCCACGGCGATCGCCACGACGCTGCAAGGCCTGCGTGCGAATCAACCGCAGGCGCGGCTGATCGGCGTGCTGGAGCCGCGCTCCAACACCATGCGCATGGGTGTGCACAGCGCGAAGTTGGGTGCGTCGCTGGCGGCGGCGGATCTTGTCTATCTCTATCAGCCAACCGATCTGAACGGATCTCTGGATACGGCGGCGCAGGCGCTCGGGCAACGCGCGCATGTGAGCACCGATCTCGATGCCCTGCAAGCGGCGCTGCTGGCCCGGTTGCAGCCGGGCGACCACGTCGTGTTCATGAGCAACGGGAGTTTCGGTGGCTTGCCCATGCGGGTACGCGAAGCGCTCGAACAGCGTGCGGGTGCTGCATGAGCGCGGTCGGGCGGACTGTCACTCTGGCGCTGACCGGTGCTTCCGGCGTGCAGTACGGACTGCGCCTGCTCGACTGCCTGCTCGCTGCCGGCGTACACGTCTATCTCATGTTGTCGAAACCGGCGCGTGTGGTCATCGGCATGGAAACCGAGTTGTCGTTACCGGCGCGCGAGGCCGCACTGCAACGTGCGCTCAGCGAGATGTACGGCGCGGCGCCGGGGCAGTTGGAGGTCTTTGGCGAGCAGCAGTGGACGGCGCCAGTGGCCAGTGGATCGGGCGCTGCTGACGCCATGGTGATCTGCCCATGCACCACGGGAACACTGTCGGCGGTCGCGGTCGGCGCGTCGCGTTCTCTGATCGAGCGCGCCGCTGACGTGATGCTCAAGGAGCGGCGCAAACTGCTTGTGGTTCTGCGTGAAACCCCGTTGTCCGAAATTCATCTCGAAAACATGTTGCGCCTGACGCGCATGGGCGCGGTGATGATGCCGGCCAATCCGGGGTTCTACCACCGCCCGCAGAGCGTGGACGATCTGGTGGACTTCATGGTCGCGCGCGTGCTCGATCATCTCGATGTGCCGCAGGATCTGCTGCCGCGTTGGGGCCTGGAAGAGAGTGACGAGTGAGCGCACATGCCCGTGCCGCGCCGTGTATCCGGCGTGTACCCGATGCCATCGGGCGTTGTGGGATGGCGCGGTTGGGTCATCGGGAAAGTTCGTGTATTATGATTTTCTAATATTACTGTAACCGCCGACAGGCGAGGAGGCCGCAATGGCTGCGATTGAGCTGAACGAAGAGAATTTTGAAAAGACGATCACTGAAAACGACATCGTGATTGTCGATTTCTGGGCCTCCTGGTGCGCGCCCTGCCGCGCCTTCGCGCCGACCTTCGAGGCCGCCTCGGAGCAGCACACGGACATCGTTTTCGCCAAGGTCAACACCGAGGAAGCGCAGAGCATCGCCGCCACCTTTCAGATCCGTTCGATTCCCACGCTGATGATTTTCCGCGAACAGGTCATTCTGTTCGCTCAGCCGGGGATGTTGTCAGCGGCACAGCTCGAAGAGGTCATTGGCAAAGTGCGCGAGATCGATATGGCGCAGGTGCATGAAGATGTCCGCAAGCAGCAGGAAGAAGCCCAGCAGGCGTAAGCGCGTTCCGGTACGCGTCGATGGGCGCCTCGCCGCTTGAATCCGGATGATCCATCAGGAGAGGCGCCCTTGCTCGGTCTTTGAATCCACGGATTGCTGCTTTGCTCCGGCATGGCATAACGCTGCCACGCGCCGAAGAATCTTCCCTGTGAATCCAGATTTCCACGCCAGCATCACCTCGCCTGATGGACTCCGGGTCAGGTATCGGGTGGCTGTCCCTGGCTGCCCTGAAAGGCGCCGCGCAGGATGGCGAAGCGGTCGCCGAAACGCAGCCTGGGACGGGTGAACACATCATCGCGCTGCTGACGCAGCCGGTTCAGGATACGCTGGCCGCCGACCGTGATGGCGCGCACTTCCAGGCCGATACGGCCGTGCAGGTCGTGACCGAGCGAAGCGCCGGCCAGCATGAGCTGGTCGGCGCGTGCGAACTGGTCGCCCATGAGCCGATTCAGCCGTGGCGAGTTGCGCCGCGCACCGATCTCATCGGCGGTGACGCCGAAGCGTTCGAGTTCGTCCAGCGGCAGATACAGTCGTCCGCGTTCGACGTAATCCGCATGCAGGTCCTGATAAAAATTGATCAGTTGCAGTGCACTGCAGACGGCGTCGGAACGGCTGAGGTTTTCCGGCGTGGCCTGATGCGTAAGGTGCAGCAGCAGGCGTCCGACCGGGTTGGCCGAGAGGCGACAATAGTCCATGACTTCGTCGAAGTCGGCGTAGCGGTGTTTGACGACATCCTGCGAAAACGCATCGAGCAGGTCATACAACAGGTCTGGCGGGAGTGCATAGTGTATCAGCGCGTCGCCCAGCGCCATGAAAACCGGCTCGTCAGCCAGGGCTTCGCCGGCAACGGTGCGCCGCAGGCGTTCACGGTACGCCTCCAGCGCCGCCAGGCGCTCGTGCGGGGCGGCTGTTCCTTCGTCCGCTAGATCGTCGGCTGCGCGTGCGAAGGCGTAGATCGCGGCGATCGGACGGCGCAGCGTACGCGGTAACAACCACGATGCGACCGGAAAATTTTCATAATGCGCACGGGCCAGCGCAAAACAGTGGCGATAAGCCTGTTCTACGATTGCGGATGCGTTGCTCATGCTTCGTGCGCGGCTGGAGGAACGTAGCGGCTACTCTACTACGGCAATCTGTTCTGCAGGCTGTCGTGCTCAAAAGACCATAGACTTGAGCTGGTCGACTGACCGGACACGGCCCGCCGCGCGGGCGTGCTTGCACATGCCCGGCAGACCGGAACAATGCCGATTCCCTTGCGCCCGCCTTCTGGTCTTGAGGTCTTCACCGGCGCGACGTCGGTCTGGCCTCTTTCCATGAACCCGGTTGTCCATGAACCCGGTTGTCCGTGAAGCCGGGTCCATGCGCTATCATCGTGCTGGCTGATAGCCGGATTCGGCTTCTCAAGCTACGGGCTTCCCCGGTGGCGTGTGACGTATTTCTGCAGAGGAGATAATGGATGTCGATGAGTAGCCATGATCAGGTGCGTCCGATGATATGGGCGGGCGATCATTTGCGTTTGCTCGATCAGCGCCTCTTGCCGGGTGAGGAGTTGTGGCTTGAGTTGCGCGAGTCGGAAGCGGTGGCGCAGGCCATTCGCGAGATGGCGGTGCGCGGTGCGCCGGCCATTGGGATCGCGGCGGCGTTCGGTGCGGCGCTCGCCGCGCGCGAAGCGGACGGCGAGCGCACGAAGTTGATGGCGGCGTTGGCCACACTCGGAGCCGCGCGCCCGACAGCCGTGAATCTGGAGTGGGCTTTGCAGCGCATGCGCGGGCTGATCGAACAGACGGATGCGCGCGCGTGGGCGGATGCGCTTCTCGCCGAAGCGCAGGCGATCCATGCGCAGGACATTGCGGCAAACCACCGCATCGGCGAGCTCGGCGGTGCGCTGATCGAACGCGGCGCGGTCTTGACGCATTGCAATACGGGCTCGCTGGCGACGGGCGGTTTCGGGACGGCACTCGGCGTCATTCGCAGTGCCTGGAGCGATGGGCGCATCACCAGAGTCTATGCCGATGAAACGCGACCCTGGCTGCAGGGATCACGGTTGACTGCCTGGGAGTTGGTGCGTGACGACATTCCGGTGACATTGCTGTGTGAGGGCGCGGCAGCCAGCCTGTTGGCCAGCGGCGAGGTGAGCTGGGTGGTGGTCGGCGCTGACCGCATTGCCGCCAACGGCGATGTGGCGAACAAGATCGGCACGTATGGGCTGGCGGTGTTGGCCCGCCATCATGGGGTGAAATTCATGGTGGCGGCGCCGCTGTCCACGGTCGATATGAGTATGTCGGCGGGAGCGGATATTCCCGTCGAGGTGCGTGCCGAGGAGGAGTTGTTAGGCTGCGGTGGGGTGCGCGTTGCGGCGCCTGGCGCGCGGGCCTGGAATCCGGTATTCGACGTGACGCCGGCGAGTCTGATTGACGCGATCGTGACCGAGGCCGGCATTGTCGAACAGCCGGGCCTGGCGGGTATGCATGAATTGTTCGGGCAGCGTGCTTGAACGCGCCCTGCGGCCAGCCTGCAACCCCTGTATGTGTTAAACTGGTCGCTTGTTTTTCACCTGGGGTTTGGGCCTGAATGGCTGAGTTCGCTAAAGAGCTTCTCTCGGTAAATCTCGAAGACGAAATGCGCCAGTCCTACCTGGATTACGCGATGAGCGTGATCGTCGGGCGG
This genomic stretch from Acidihalobacter ferrooxydans harbors:
- the mpl gene encoding UDP-N-acetylmuramate:L-alanyl-gamma-D-glutamyl-meso-diaminopimelate ligase; its protein translation is MHIHILGIGGTFMGGVAQLAKAAGHEVSGSDARLYPPMSTQLEAAGIAVHSGYDPDQLDPAPDQVVVGNVMRRGVPVVEALLDRGLAYTSGPQWLAENVLPGRWVLAVAGTHGKTTTSSLLAHILQHAGLEPGFLIGGVPADFGVSARLTDSPFFVVEADEYDTAFFDKRSKFVHYRPRTLVLNNLEFDHADIFPDLAAIQRQFHHLVRTIPGSGLIVRNAADSALDAVLAMGCWTPTAAFGLDAGPPGDWQARLLVEDGSRFEVRHAGRVQGEAAWGLLGRHNVSNALAALLAARHAGVPLATGLEAVATFRGVARRLQVLGEGGGITLYDDFAHHPTAIATTLQGLRANQPQARLIGVLEPRSNTMRMGVHSAKLGASLAAADLVYLYQPTDLNGSLDTAAQALGQRAHVSTDLDALQAALLARLQPGDHVVFMSNGSFGGLPMRVREALEQRAGAA
- a CDS encoding flavin prenyltransferase UbiX; the protein is MSAVGRTVTLALTGASGVQYGLRLLDCLLAAGVHVYLMLSKPARVVIGMETELSLPAREAALQRALSEMYGAAPGQLEVFGEQQWTAPVASGSGAADAMVICPCTTGTLSAVAVGASRSLIERAADVMLKERRKLLVVLRETPLSEIHLENMLRLTRMGAVMMPANPGFYHRPQSVDDLVDFMVARVLDHLDVPQDLLPRWGLEESDE
- the trxA gene encoding thioredoxin, yielding MAAIELNEENFEKTITENDIVIVDFWASWCAPCRAFAPTFEAASEQHTDIVFAKVNTEEAQSIAATFQIRSIPTLMIFREQVILFAQPGMLSAAQLEEVIGKVREIDMAQVHEDVRKQQEEAQQA
- the hpnC gene encoding squalene synthase HpnC, whose translation is MSNASAIVEQAYRHCFALARAHYENFPVASWLLPRTLRRPIAAIYAFARAADDLADEGTAAPHERLAALEAYRERLRRTVAGEALADEPVFMALGDALIHYALPPDLLYDLLDAFSQDVVKHRYADFDEVMDYCRLSANPVGRLLLHLTHQATPENLSRSDAVCSALQLINFYQDLHADYVERGRLYLPLDELERFGVTADEIGARRNSPRLNRLMGDQFARADQLMLAGASLGHDLHGRIGLEVRAITVGGQRILNRLRQQRDDVFTRPRLRFGDRFAILRGAFQGSQGQPPDT
- the mtnA gene encoding S-methyl-5-thioribose-1-phosphate isomerase, whose amino-acid sequence is MSMSSHDQVRPMIWAGDHLRLLDQRLLPGEELWLELRESEAVAQAIREMAVRGAPAIGIAAAFGAALAAREADGERTKLMAALATLGAARPTAVNLEWALQRMRGLIEQTDARAWADALLAEAQAIHAQDIAANHRIGELGGALIERGAVLTHCNTGSLATGGFGTALGVIRSAWSDGRITRVYADETRPWLQGSRLTAWELVRDDIPVTLLCEGAAASLLASGEVSWVVVGADRIAANGDVANKIGTYGLAVLARHHGVKFMVAAPLSTVDMSMSAGADIPVEVRAEEELLGCGGVRVAAPGARAWNPVFDVTPASLIDAIVTEAGIVEQPGLAGMHELFGQRA